The following proteins come from a genomic window of Bactrocera tryoni isolate S06 chromosome 1, CSIRO_BtryS06_freeze2, whole genome shotgun sequence:
- the LOC120782427 gene encoding uncharacterized protein LOC120782427: MNCGSILLLIYFITTTAFAKIVINKVVVRIPKPNDIGLIFDLTVVNSPCNDRETLEFRIHSDATCSVNVTENEIMKNAGRVVGGNFGHIVAGAAEVVSLIWPTISLYNRVGKCPIVVTSKNARGVEEHHKHAIHFDTRFTTLDPDCHTLRKRPDYKDCKNWDKEYLNNCTPVNCQERYFGQRSFYNKTTEHCDPVPRCDKPNMHYDYYNNECVIPENFFTEEDKKKILSGDFRNECEEEEQEMKQKEKKGKKKKQSAKYQKEQQQQQQQPQHGSAKREADIFDEEFNFFPQSNFFDPDNSAKNPQPTVGVKTDNGYIPYWLKGILEGLVVVGAIIILQVLATVAIYVLICFVIFLIVTWISRRQMKCHRETTSVLRSPAPSEGTEEPLITPSSLLSQRN, translated from the exons ATGAACTGTGGCAGTATATTGTtgctaatatattttataacaacTACGGCGTTTGCCAAAATTGTTATTAACAAAGTTGTTGTACGTATACCTAAACCGAACGACATTGGATTAATTTTCG ATTTAACTGTTGTAAATTCGCCGTGTAACGATAGAGAAACGCTTGAATTTCGTATACATTCCGATGCCACTTGTAGTGTGAATGTAACCgaaaatgaaattatgaaaaat GCAGGCCGTGTAGTAGGCGGAAACTTTGGGCATATTGTAGCAGGAGCTGCTGAAGTTGTATCCTTGATATGGCCAACAAtt tcTCTGTACAATCGTGTCGGAAAATGTCCCATTGTTGTTACATCAAAAAATGCTCGTGGTGTTGAGGAACATCATAAACATGCTATACATTTCGACACTCGTTTTACTACGCTCGACCCCGATTGCCATACGCTAAGAAAAC GGCCTGACTATAAGGATTGTAAGAATTGGGATAAAGAATATTTGAATAACTGCACTCCTGTAAACTGTCAGGAACGTTACTTTGGACAACGcagtttttataataaaaccaCAGAGCATTGCGATCCGGTACCACGCTGTGATAAGCCAAATATG cacTACGATTATTATAATAATGAATGTGTGATTCCTGAGAACTTTTTTACCGAAGAAGATAAGAAAAAGATACTAAGTGGTGATTTCAGAAACGAATGCGAAGAAGAAGAGCAAGAAATG aaacaaaaagagaaaaaaggcaaaaagaaaaaacaatcggccaaatatcaaaaagagcaacagcagcaacaacaacaaccacagcatgGAAGCGCTAAACGCGAAGCTGATATTTTTGATGaagaattcaattttttcccCCAGTCAAACTTTTTCGATCCAGATAATAGCGCTAAAAATCCACAGCCAACGGTCGGCGTAAAAACCGATAACGGTTATATACCGTACTGGTTGAAGGGCATATTGGAGGGCTTGGTGGTA gtTGGTGCTATAATCATTTTGCAGGTTCTCGCAACAGTAGCTATTTATGTGCTAATCTGTTTTGTGATATTCCTTATTGTCACATGGATATCACGTAGACAAATGAAATGTCACAGAGAAACAACGAGCGTATTGCGGTCGCCAGCGCCTTCGGAAGGTACAGAAGAGCCATTGATAACACCGTCCAGCTTGTTGTCTCAACGTAACTAA
- the LOC120782426 gene encoding protein farnesyltransferase subunit beta produces MDSELTFRDYALLKNLKFNDERVSTVTSREQQKTENSIEKCFSRFQQMQYLDPKVKKIHREDHQRYLESMLRRLPLHYECLDSSRPWNVYWILQAAHLLNFTFDDETLEHVVEFLMKCRHPNGGFAGGPGQYPHLAPTYAAVNSLCLIGTSNAYRAIDRESLMQFLFSVREPDGSFRLHVDGETDVRGAYCAISCAKLTNMPEEVIKKLFDKTGDWIARCQTYEGGFGGAPDLEAHGGYTFCGIAALALLDEGHKCDIEQLLKWNLQRQMPFEGGFQGRTNKLVDGCYSFWVGATIPITQAFISQKSGSIKKSLFDTSALQEYILVCCQKANGGLIDKPGKPQDLYHTCYTLSGVSIAQHSESSLNPQVLGDPANELLPTHPLFNVPPRAVARSLAHFEVLNDNFKDFRNPSSCQHDTGGNQYKNDCEKSSIESYMEVEGGVSATEEEEAQISSVSSSISN; encoded by the exons ATGGATTCAGAATTAACATTTAGAGATTATGCATTactcaaaaacttaaaattcaaCGATGAACGGGTATCAACTGTAACATCTCGTGAACAG caAAAGACCGAGAATTCCATAGAAAAATGTTTCAGTCGCTTTCAACAAATGCAATACCTGGAtccaaaagtaaagaaaattcaTCGAGAAGATCACCAACGCTATTTGGAGTCAATGCTACGTAGGCTTCCCTTACACTATGAATGCCTTGACAGTAGTAGGCCATGGAATGTTTATTGGATATTgcaagctgctcatttattaaatttcacctTTGACGATGAAACACTGGAGCATGTGGTTGAATTTCTCATGaa ATGTCGTCATCCAAATGGAGGATTTGCAGGTGGTCCCGGTCAATACCCACATTTAGCTCCAACATATGCCGCTGTGAATAGTCTATGCTTAATTGGCACTTCAAATGCGTATCGTGCAATCGACCGTGAATCTTTAATGCAGTTTTTATTCTCTGTGCGTGAACCAGATGGCTCCTTTAGGCTACATGTTGATGGCGAGACGGATGTTAGGGGTGCTTATTGCGCTATCTCTTGTGCCAAACTGACGAATATGCCTGAGGAagttatcaaaaaattgtttgataaaACAGGCGATTGGATTGCCCGATGTCAGACATATGAAGGCGGTTTTGGTGGTGCCCCAGACTTGGAGGCACATGGAGGTTACACATTTTGTGGCATTGCAGCTTTAGCATTGCTCGACGAAGGTCACAAATGCGATATTGAACAACTCCTG AAATGGAATCTGCAACGTCAAATGCCTTTTGAAGGCGGATTTCAAGGTCGAACAAATAAGCTAGTAGATGGTTGCTATTCATTTTGGGTTGGTGCCACAATACCAATAACTCAAGCCTTTATATcccaaaaaa GTGGATCCATTAAGAAGTCACTCTTCGACACAAGTGCATTACAAGAATATATATTAGTTTGTTGCCAAAAAGCAAATGGTGGCTTGATTGACAAGCCGGGCAA GCCTCAAGATCTCTATCATACCTGTTATACGTTAAGTGGCGTTTCAATTGCCCAACACTCTGAATCGTCGCTGAATCCACAAGTGCTAGGCGATCCGGCGAATGAGCTTTTACCAACGCATCCGCTGTTTAATGTTCCCCCAAGGGCTGTCGCCAGATCATTAGCCCACTTTGAGGTACTCAATGACAATTTCAAAGATTTTCGGAATCCCTCAAGTTGTCAGCATGATACAGGTGGAAATCAATACAAAAATGATTGTGAAAAATCATCGATTGAAAGCTACATGGAAGTAGAGGGAGGTGTAAGTGCtactgaagaagaagaagctcaAATATCCTCTGTTAGCTCGTCAATATCGAACtga
- the LOC120766533 gene encoding J domain-containing protein CG6693, with translation MGLLDLCEELFGERDLYKLLDLEKNALPRDIKKAYYKMSLQVHPDRVEEDEKSAATEKFKVLSKVYQVLSDKEKRDLYDEQGVIVDEEDEGKLSSWIDLWRQVFRRVTEEDIINYENSYVGSELERDDMKKAYLSSKGCINKIMTEVPFLHIKDEPRLQKIIREMIDADEVPEYKIFTNEPSQKRQRRHKKYAREAKEAEEIKQKLGSGDLQKQILKRQEERQDGFNSFLDKLAEKYADGDDSELYDFSKKTKPKKKAANTPSKGVKKGRVQKRRT, from the coding sequence ATGGGTCTTTTGGATTTATGTGAAGAGTTGTTTGGAGAACGAGATCTTTATAAATTgttggatttggaaaaaaatgcatTGCCAAGAGATATAAAAAAAGCATATTACAAGATGTCTTTACAAGTTCATCCAGATCGTGTTGAGGAGGATGAAAAGTCTGCAGCTACagaaaagtttaaagttttgtcCAAAGTTTATCAGGTACTATCCGATAAAGAGAAGCGCGATTTATATGACGAGCAAGGTGTTATTGTTGATGAGGAGGACGAAGGAAAACTAAGTTCATGGATAGATCTGTGGAGACAAGTGTTTAGACGGGTTACTGAGGAAGATATTATTAATTACGAAAATTCTTATGTTGGTTCTGAACTGGAACGAGACGATATGAAAAAGGCTTATTTATCAAGTAAAGGCTGTATAAATAAGATAATGACTGAAGTGCCATTTCTGCATATTAAAGATGAGCCGCGTCTACAGAAAATCATAAGAGAAATGATTGATGCCGATGAAGTGCcggaatacaaaattttcacgaaTGAGCCATCTCAGAAACGTCAGCGTCGTCATAAGAAATATGCCCGGGAGGCGAAAGAGGcggaagagataaaacaaaaattagggTCGGGCGATCTACAAAAACAGATATTGAAGCGTCAGGAGGAACGACAGGATGGTTTTAACTCATTCTTGGACAAATTAGCTGAAAAATATGCAGATGGTGACGACAGCGAACTATAtgatttttcaaagaaaaccaAACCTAAGAAGAAGGCAGCCAATACTCCATCGAAAGGCGTCAAGAAGGGGAGGGTACAGAAAAGACGCActtag
- the LOC120780124 gene encoding transcription factor Ouib-like, with protein sequence MEHKIILKCRTCLEENEEDSMFELFMENDINVNGRQKKLKLSKKFEYCCGVRIRESTDMPSKVCWKCFEMTRIWYNFRQMCMNSQLYLESLCEDRMRPEGADDAEFLEYLMEELQVHRDRVHGSSESLESDTDDDDDNNDLGLLVDEDDDGDFIESENNLERSVKLEAEQMEEKIFTQKAECIVTNNTDVDTTHENNKKSRKSQKIQDTIKFSKKRDVSRRRICRPPSPTSYMCYICGNVYNKKATFAYHMSLHNNVKPHECELCGKSFRQICELKNHMRRHTGEKPYKCSYCDRHFIDRSEKHRHERVHTNTRPYICNVCGKSFTYSAILKNHSKLHSGKKDFNCMVCQKAFTLQHQLKAHLQTMTHRLKEAHYVAEGYEVVYE encoded by the exons atggagcataaaataatattgaaatgccGCACTTGCTTAGAGGAAAACGAAGAGGATAGCATGTTTGAATTATTTATGGAAAACGATATAAATGTTAACGGGAGGCAAAAGAAACTAAAGCTTAGTAAAAAATTTGAGTATTGTTGTGGTGTACGA ATTAGGGAATCAACCGATATGCCATCTAAGGTTTGTTggaaatgttttgaaatgacGAGAATATGGTATAACTTTCGACAAATGTGCATGAATTCACAACTTTACCTGGAGAGTTTATGTGAAGATCGAATGCGCCCAGAAGGCGCCGATGATGCGGAGTTTTTAGAATATCTAATGGAAGAATTGCAGGTACACCGTGATAGAGTACATGGGTCTTCTGAAAGTTTAGAATCTGATACAGATGATGACGATGACAATAATGATCTTGGTTTATTAGTGGATGAAGACGATGATGGAGATTTTATAGAAtcagaaaataatttagaacGCAGCGTTAAATTAGAGGCGGAACAaatggaagagaaaattttcACTCAGAAAGCAGAATGTATAGTAACCAACAATACGGATGTTGACACAACCcatgaaaataacaaaaaaagcagaaaatcgCAAAAAATTCAAGACACtatcaaattttctaaaaaacgGGATGTAAGCAGAAGACGTATATGTCGTCCACCTAGTCCAACATCGTACATGTGTTACATTTGTGGCAAcgtttacaacaaaaaagctaCCTTTGCGTATCATATGTCACTGCACAACAACGTCAAACCACATGAATGCGA ACTCTGTGGTAAATCGTTCCGCCAAATATGTGAGTTGAAGAATCATATGCGACGTCACACTGGTGAAAAACCTTACAAATGTTCATACTGTGATCGACACTTCATTGATCGTAGTGAAAAACATCGACATGAGCG AGTACATACAAATACGagaccatacatatgtaatgtttgtggtaaaagttttacatactCTGCCATACTGAAGAATCACTCAAAACTGCACTCTGGTAAAAAAGATTTCAA CTGCATGGTCTGTCAGAAAGCATTCACTCTTCAGCATCAGCTAAAGGCACATTTACAAACCATGACCCATAGGCTGAAGGAAGCGCATTACGTCGCTGAGGGATATGAGGTTGTTTACGAGTAG
- the LOC120780114 gene encoding zinc finger protein 112-like: MPVMEISIKWNICRVCLAEEGQNHNAKYILIDSKIVRQVYDITGVQMETSDNQPDKICRKCLLLLKYAYHFRTTCRNSEEYLQSVIQKTKSATSMLKMDKQRERSVELLEEIFHEDVEFISLNEQRDPETEEYFDNKEGSLPSPLPLSEKIGDSRDNTKAHFTSTIPSTSLVSKNQEYHRKDSATYTSSYEESSDDKKIHDNNVDLNSVDRNINKKHDEATANQKFIGQDDEESEVDGVYRNRKTNYKQRHLQMSNRKLSKAQKGPNCSEQIVTAQESEEDELADFDDSKTNSKQTPLRLQKNKYNTESIVDTLDYADDNKIGDEDIVDENNDYNSNNDKEDDIDNSVDTEIRVDKLKTSSNSPTHESEAKLQTEEELYYLIEEPVKTEESSNSQIEDVELDVNADDGIQLIDNYEEIDGCEEGEEPEYVDAETPRSVVQIEEYLIDEIETESVPQHELELNEDQLTKRPSSTTIKIRDRASPHIRRKGNDSYLFSCDVCGNHFTSRSLRNYHMRIHRKEKNFECELCFKRFTAACNLTAHMRIHTGEKPYECKYCLRRFTDRSTHVKHERIHTNEKPFQCNICGKSFALSTTLRTHEKVHTNEKPFKCEPCEKSFKLPHQLKSHLLTNQHKNIVTANELGNYN, from the exons ATGCCAGTCATGGAGATCAGCATAAAATGGAATATTTGTCGCGTTTGTTTGGCAGAGGAAGGGCAAAATCataatgcaaaatatattttgattgaTTCTAAAATCGTTAGACAAGTTTATGATATTACTGGTGTGCAG ATGGAAACCAGTGACAACCAGCCAGACAAGATTTGTCGTAAATGCTTGCTTCTGCTGAAATATGCATACCACTTTAGAACCACCTGTCGAAATTCGGAAGAATATTTGCAGTCAGTTATTCAAAAGACTAAATCAGCAACGTCCATGTTAAAAATGGATAAACAAAGAGAACGTTCAGTGGAATTACTAGAAGAAATATTTCACGAGGATGTAGAATTCATTTCATTAAATGAACAACGGGATCCAGAAACGGaggaatattttgataataaggAAGGAAGTCTACCGAGTCCGTTGCCATTATCAGAAAAGATTGGTGATAGTAGAGACAATACTAAAGCCCATTTCACAAGTACAATTCCCAGTACATCGTTAGTCTCAAAAAACCAGGAATATCACAGAAAGGATAGTGCTACGTATACATCGAGTTATGAAGAAAGTAGTgatgataaaaaaattcatgacAACAATGTCGATTTGAACTCGGTTGAcagaaatattaataagaaaCATGACGAAGCAACTGCAAACCAGAAGTTTATAGGTCAAGATGATGAAGAATCGGAAGTGGATGGTGTCTATAGAAATAGGAAAACAAATTATAAGCAGAGACATTTGCAAATGTCAAATAGAAAACTGAGTAAGGCACAAAAAGGACCAAATTGTTCAGAGCAAATTGTCACAGCTCAAGAATCTGAGGAAGATGAACTAGCGGACTTTGATGACAGCAAAACAAATTCAAAGCAAACCCCTTTacgattacaaaaaaataaatacaataccGAAAGCATCGTGGATACTTTGGATTATGCTGATGACAATAAAATCGGTGATGAGGATATAGTCGATGAGAATAATGATTACAACTCAAATAATGATAAGGAAGATGACATAGATAACTCAGTAGATACTGAAATTAGAGTAGATAAACTAAAGACTTCTAGCAATTCACCAACACACGAATCAGAAGCAAAGCTACAAACCGAAGAGGAGTTATACTACTTAATCGAAGAACCCGTTAAAACCGAGGAGTCGTCGAATTCTCAAATTGAAGATGTAGAACTAGATGTTAATGCAGATGACGGCATTCAACTAATAGATAATTACGAAGAAATAGATGGTTGTGAAGAAGGTGAAGAACCTGAGTATGTTGACGCGGAAACACCGAGATCTGTGGTTCAGATAGAAGAGTATCTAATAGATGAAATCGAAACTGAATCGGTGCCACAACATGAGTTGGAATTAAATGAGGATCAATTAACAAAACGACCCAGCTCAACGACCATTAAAATCAGGGATCGAGCTTCACCACATATACGCAGAAAAGGTAATGATTCGTATTTATTTTCCTGTGACGTTTGTGGCAATCATTTCACCAGTCGAAGCCTTAGAAATTATCACATGAGAATACACCgcaaggaaaaaaattttgagtgcGA GCTATGCTTTAAACGCTTTACAGCGGCGTGTAATCTAACGGCGCATATGCGTATACACACAGGAGAAAAACCATACGAATGTAAATATTGCTTACGAAGGTTTACGGATCGAAGTACGCATGTAAAACACGAACG GATACACACGAATGAGAAACCTTTCCAGTGCAACATTTGTGGCAAATCATTTGCCTTATCCACTACGCTTCGTACGCACGAAAAAGTGCACACAAATGAAAAGCCTTTTAA atgcGAGCCCTGCGAGAAATCATTTAAACTGCCCCATCAGTTAAAATCTCACCTGCTCACAAACCAACATAAAAACATTGTAACAGCGAATGAGCTGGGGAATTATAACTAA
- the LOC120781565 gene encoding transcription factor Ouib-like, with product MHVYDLCRICLTEDINTSKMQPLFETEDDTCNEIVQQIEVCGGIVLKPHEEFPKMICVQCLEKLNVSFKFRSMCQASEHALLDAIVKSEMKTEPLDYEGAQIISKHEEDNEDEMFFDMHTEFIDAQEVHLEDITETVEEEVLESDMEPNTESAEEFIEYTDSEYFEEELPKSIIKKTATPTYIQRQPVTSDNLVRKRGRPKTKPEGISLKSELHSGKKSNRGRKKKEEPEVASIMCEICGNIYSKRNLLKMHMRRHMAEKPFECEICGKTFACPSEIGRHMRVHTGEKPYICKYCGRTFADRSTNIKHERIHTNERPFTCQTCGKSFTYSNVLKNHMLTHTGEKPFPCIPCNKTFSRKHQLDQHIATITHQQTVRNLTTTDVKVQHMLQEDEPNQHVSNINHHQTLHTISATNIKVEHLLQQFNPNQHITTITQGQDDRNLSVSHMIEEEIDQTCERHIEEVDEDAEQQDSDVYINTE from the exons ATGCATGTTTACGATTTATGTCGCATTTGTTTAACGGAGGATATTAACACAAGCAAAATGCAACCTCTGTTTGAAACCGAAGATGATACATGCAACGAAATTGTGCAGCAAATAGAAGTTTGTGGTGGAATAGTC TTGAAGCCACACGAAGAGTTTCCAAAAATGATTTGCGTGCAGTGCCTAGAAAAGTTGAATGTGTCATTTAAGTTCCGTTCCATGTGTCAAGCAAGCGAACACGCACTTTTGGACGCTATAGTAAAG TCCGAAATGAAGACGGAACCATTAGACTATGAGGGCGCACAAATCATATCTAAACATGAAGAAGATAATGAAGACGAAATGTTCTTTGATATGCATACTGAATTTATTGATGCACAGGAGGTGCATCTAGAGGATATTACTGAAACCGTTGAAGAAGAAGTGCTTGAATCTGATATGGAACCCAATACTGAAAGTGCTGAGGAATTTATTGAATACACGGACAGTGAATATTTTGAAGAAGAATTGCCTAAATCCATAATTAAGAAGACTGCTACGCCAACATATATACAAAGACAGCCAGTAACTAGCGACAATTTGGTTCGTAAGCGAGGACGGCCAAAAACAAAACCCGAGGGGATCTCATTAAAATCGGAATTACATAGTGGTAAGAAATCAAATCGAGGCAGAAAAAAGAAGGAAGAACCTGAAGTTGCAAGTataatgtgtgagatatgcgGGAACATATATTCGAAAcgtaatttgttaaaaatgcaTATGAGACGTCATATGGCCGAAAAGCCCTTCGAATGCGA AATTTGTgggaaaacttttgcatgcCCTTCCGAAATTGGACGTCATATGCGTGTGCACACTGGAGAAAAACCttacatttgtaaatattgtgGACGAACCTTTGCTGATCGGAGTACAAATATAAAACACGAAAg AATACATACAAATGAACGTCCGTTCACTTGTCAAACATGCGGTAAATCTTTCACTTATTCTAATGTTCTGAAAAATCATATgttaactcacaccggcgaaaAACCATTCCC GTGTATACCATGTAATAAGACGTTCTCACGTAAACACCAACTGGATCAGCATATTGCAACTATAACGCATCAGCAAACAGTCAGAAATCTAACTACAACGGACGTGAAAGTGCAACATATGCTACAAGAAGATGAGCCTAATCAGCATGTTTCTAACATAAACCACCATCAAACCCTTCATACAATTAGCGCAACGAATATCAAAGTGGAACATTTGCTACAACAATTCAATCCTAATCAACATATTACCACTATTACACAAGGCCAAGACGACAGAAATCTTTCTGTTTCGCATATGATAGAGGAAGAAATTGATCAAACCTGTGAAAGGCATATTGAAGAGGTAGATGAGGATGCTGAACAACAAGATAGCgatgtatacataaatactgaataa
- the LOC120781575 gene encoding transcription factor Ouib-like, translating to MRQDLKLCRLCAGCCENKTTTSLFDRSRKSALRRIFQLTNIQLKNLSNLPSAMCSDCEKELERAYEFRNRCISAQTYFSSSEYMCHFDQKRRQKQISSDNSIKESTSVKVEFLSYAKENENRQRQIASAMEKESTSVKDEFLSYSKGIETADLDFNTRSGYILQVAVESECDFDALNEGEVEHDDSQVELENQSLKNSDYELLPSNKTRAAMEENEEKDGDPEEIISQPVKANNNGEDPESDDNQKTKAKEEKQNKPRTYICDQCGNNFKYRSHFYSHIKRHAGVKPLQCEVCPNKFFTEGELKRHMRRHTGERPFPCQYCERRFTDYSTRIKHERTHTNERPFGCPQCGKAFTTSYVLKNHMLVHTGERSFKCTLCNKSFQRQTHLIVHTRSLIHKQNVERQQQTNQKVKCFSLTKPSLNT from the exons ATGCGACAAGATTTGAAACTATGCAGGCTTTGCGCGGGATGCTGTGAAAACAAAACCACGACTTCGCTCTTTGACAGAAGTAGAAAATCAGCACTTCGAAGGATATTCCAACTAACTAATATCCAG TTAAAAAATCTCAGCAATTTACCGTCCGCAATGTGTTCGGATTGCGAAAAAGAATTGGAACGGGCTTACGAATTTCGTAATCGTTGCATTTCAGCGCAAACGTATTTTTCCAGTTCAGAATACATGTGTCATTTCGATCAGAAACGTAGACAGAAACAAATTTCCAGTGATAACTCCATCAAGGAATCTACTTCAGTAAAGGTTGAATTTTTGTCATATGCTAAGGAAAATGAAAACAGGCAGAGACAAATTGCTAGCGCCATGGAAAAGGAATCTACTTCAGTGAAGGATGAATTTTTGTCATATAGTAAGGGAATTGAAACAGCAGATTTGGACTTCAATACCCGTTCGGGTTATATTTTACAAGTTGCAGTAGAAAGTGAATGTGATTTCGATGCACTTAATGAAGGTGAAGTGGAGCACGATGATTCCCAAGTAGAGTTGGAAAATCAGTCCTTGAAAAATTCCGACTACGAACTCTTGCCATCGAATAAAACAAGAGCAGCAATGGAAGAAAATGAGGAAAAAGATGGAGATCCTGAAGAAATTATCTCTCAGCCAGTTAAGGCAAACAACAATGGGGAAGATCCAGAGAGCGATGATAATCAGAAGACGAAAGCTAAAGAAGAAAAGCAGAATAAACCACGAACATATATATGTGATCAATGTGGTAATAATTTTAAGTATCGTAGccatttttattcacatatcAAACGACATGCTGGAGTAAAGCCTCTACAATGCGA AGTTTGtccgaataaattttttaccGAGGGCGAACTTAAACGACATATGCGCCGACACACCGGTGAACGTCCATTCCCTTGTCAGTATTGCGAGCGTCGTTTCACGGACTATAGTACAAGAATTAAGCATGAGCG TACACATACAAACGAACGTCCATTTGGGTGCCCACAATGTGGTAAAGCGTTCACAACATCATATGTTTTAAAGAACCACATGCTTGTGCATACTGGAGAACGCTCCTTCAA atgtaCGCTTTGCAATAAATCTTTCCAACGGCAAACGCACCTTATCGTACATACACGTTCTCTGATCCACAAACAAAACGTtgaacgccaacaacaaacaaatcaaAAAGTCAAATGTTTTTCACTAACAAAACCGTCTTTGAACACTTAA
- the LOC120782680 gene encoding protein arginine methyltransferase NDUFAF7 homolog, mitochondrial, which translates to MSKRSLNCLFGCLAANSRYCRNYSYKAVRRPDTAILSRKLTAPQVESKPDELQAPNDLTKHLRAKILATGPITVAEYMREVLTNPLSGYYMNRDVFGREGDFITSPEICQIFGELVAVWVVSEWRKLGSPTPFQVVELGPGRGTLARDVLKVLTQFKLAGQFSMHMVEISPYLSKVQAQRLCFSSEIVNDENSSHYLTGKTATGTKVFWHKRLEDVPNAFSIILAHEFFDALPVHKLQRDEKYWKEVLIDVNDSNGNDFDNKQQFRYVISKSQTPVSHLFTSITGETRDCLEYSLDTDRIINIIANRFESDGGIALIMDYGHFGEKGDTFRAFKSHQLHEPLLAPGTADLTADVDFRQIKRVAEENGKVLCFGPVEQGCFLKNMEGEARLEKLLSNALPENRDAIRSGYKMLTDPEQMGRRFKFFSIFPAVLKEHLKKFPISGFY; encoded by the exons ATGAGTAAACGCTCGTTAAATTGCTTATTTGGCTGTTTGGCTGCTAATTCTCGATATTGTCGAAACTACAGTTACAAAGCAGTGCGTCGACCGGATACTGCAATATTATCCCGCAAATTGACAGCGCCACAGGTGGAGTCAAAACCAGATGAACTTCAAGCACCAAATGATTTAACTAAACATTTAAGAGCAAAAATATTGGCAACAGGACCGATTACAGTAGCGGAGTATATGCGCGAAGTGCTAACCAATCCCTTAAGTGGATATTACATGAATCGAGATGTTTTCGGACGCGAAGGAGATTTCATCACATCACCGGAAATTTGCCAAATTTTCGGCGAG cTAGTGGCTGTTTGGGTCGTAAGTGAGTGGCGAAAACTGGGTAGTCCAACTCCATTTCAAGTTGTTGAGCTTGGGCCTGGTCGGGGTACATTGGCACGCGATGTTCTAAAAGTCTTGACACAATTTAAACTCGCCGGACAATTTTCTATGCATATGGTGGAGATAAGTCCCTATTTAAGCAAAGTGCAAGCTCAACGTCTTTGTTTTAGCAGCGAGATTGTAAACGACGAAAATTCTTCTCACTACTTGACAGGTAAAACAGCAACTGGTACGAAAGTATTCTGGCACAAGCGATTGGAGGATGTCCCAAACGCATTTTCCATAATATTGGCACACGAATTCTTCGATGCTTTACCAGTGCATAAACTACAACGAGATGAAAAATATTGGAAGGAAGTCTTAATTGATGTCAATGACAGTAATGGCAACGATTTCGATAATAAACAACAGTTTCGTTATGTAATCTCAAAATCTCAGACCCCAGTATCACATTTGTTCACGTCAATTACTGGAGAGACACGTGATTGCCTTGAGTATTCATTAGATACAGATCGTATTATTAATATCATAGCGAATAGGTTTGAGAGTGATGGTGGTATTGCGTTAATAATGGATTATGGTCATTTTGGTGAAAAAGGAGACACATTCAGA GCTTTTAAAAGTCATCAACTACATGAACCACTACTAGCTCCTGGCACAGCGGATTTAACGGCTGATGTAGACTTTAGACAAATTAAACGCGTTGCAGAAGAAAATGGCAAAGTACTTTGTTTTGGGCCTGTTGAGCAAGGCTGCttcttaaaaaatatggaaGGCGAGGCTCGTCTTGAG AAATTGCTTTCAAATGCTTTGCCTGAAAATCGTGATGCCATTAGAAGTGGTTATAAAATGTTGACAGATCCGGAACAGATGGGCAGACGTTTTAAATTCTTTTCGATATTTCCAGCCGTATTGAAAGAACAccttaaaaaatttccaatcaGTGGCTTTTATTAA